The following DNA comes from Marichromatium purpuratum 984.
GCGCCGAAGCGCGACTGCGAGTTCTCCCACAGATGGAAGATCAGGAAGGCGCCCACTGGGAGCAGCCCCAGCAGCGAGTGCAGCCGGCGCAGCACGAAATGGCGGTTTCCGATGGAGGCGGTCATCGCGCGGCCCGTGATTGGCATCCGAACCCTGAAGATAGCGCGATGCGTGAGCGTCGGGGTTGACCCGGCGCAGTCGCGCGGCCCGTCGACGGGCGCGCGCGGTCGGTCTCAGCGTTGCTCGTCCTGGTCGCTTCGCTCGTCCCGCGGGGGGTGGTCGTCGCGCTTGCGCTTGCCGAACTGCGCGTACATCAACCAGCCGAACAGTCCGAGAAACAGCGCTAGTTCGAGCGCAGCGATCGAGCTACCTTCCATCTTCTGTCTCCTGTGTCACGAGGGGGAGCCGGCCGTCGACCGGCTGGCCACAGATGGCGGTGTCGGCGGTGAATAGCAACCGCAGAGGGGCTCGTGCGTTGCTCGACGCGCCGGATCTGTTACAGTTCCGTACCCATTCTTGCTGTGCTGTACCATGTCTCGTCGTCACGCATCCAGGTCCCGCTCCCGTACCCGCTCGTCCGCTCCCTGGTCCTCGATCCTTTCCCGGTTCAGACGTCTCGGTGGTCGTGCGCGGACGCTGTTGCTCGCCACGACTCTGGTGTTCGCCGTCTCGTTGCTGCCCCAGCCCTGGGTCGAGCGGTTGCCCGAACACGCCCGTGAGGCGGTGGCGATCACCGTCGACATCCGCGAACTCGCCGTCGGTCTGGTCGCCGACACCGGCAGCTGGGCCGGCGGACTGGTGGCGGTGGTCGCCGGCTCGACCGCCGATCAGCTGCTCGCCCTCATCGATCGTCTGCCGGTGGAGCCGCCGGCCTGGTGGCCGGAGTCGGCGGCGGTGCTCGCGCCGCCGGCGCTCGACAGCCTACCGCAGGTCGCCGGCAGCTTCTCGACCGCCAAGCGCTGGCTCTACGAGGACATCTATGCCGGTCATCGCGAGACCTTCTACTGCGGCTGTCGCTATGACGCCGAGGCCCAGGTCGAACTCGGCAGTTGCGGGCTCGATGCCCTGGCCAGCAGTCGCCGGGCGCGTCGGGTCGAGGCCGAGCACGTCTTCCCGGCCGCGCAGTTCGGCAACTTCCGCCAGTGCTGGCGCGAGCCCGAGCGCTTCGCCGAGTGTCGTACCCGCAGTGGCCGCCAGCTCTCCGGGCGGGCCTGCTGCGAGCGCGTCGATCCGGTGTTTGAGGCCGCGCACAACGACCTCTACAACCTCTACCCGGCGGTGGGCCAGATCAACGGCGAGCGTTCGGACTTCAACTGGGGGATGGTCAGTGGCGGGGAGCGTTACGGCGCCTGCGAGATCCGCATCGATGCCGAGCATCGGCGGGTGGAGCCGCCGGCGCGAGTGCGCGGCGACATCGCGCGCACCATGTTCTACATGCGCGATACCTACGGGTTGCGGTTGAGTCGCCAGGACGAGCAGCTCTACACCGCCTGGAACAACGCCGACCCGCCGGATGTCTGGGAACGTGAGCGCTCGCGCCGCATCGCACGCATCCAGGGGCGCGAGAACCGCTATATCGCCGACTATCGGCGGCTCTGATTCAGGCGCACTCGACGCGGTCGCGCCCGTTGCCCTTGGCGCGATAGAGCGCCTCGTCGGCGCGCGCGAGAATGCTGTCGGGATCGGCGTCGTCGCGGCGGATCTGGGTGCAGCCGACGCTCACCCGCACGACGATGTGCGCGTCCTTGTGCTCCACTCGCAACGCGGCGATGTGGCGTCTGAGTCGCTCGGCGAAGCGACAGGCCGCGGTGAGATCACTGCCCGGCACCAGCACGGCGAACTCCTCGCCGCCGAGCCGCCCCGCGCAGTCGGTGCTGCGCAGCTCGGCGCGTAACACCTCGGTGAAGGCGCGCAGCACCGCATCGCCGCCGCCGTGTCCGTGGTTGTCGTTGATGCGCTTGAAGTGATCGAGATCGAGCATCAGGACCGCTGCCGGGGTTTGGTGGCGGCGGATGCGGTCGAGTTCACGCTGCAGCTCGGCGAAGAAGCGACGGCGGTTGGGCAGGCCGGTGAGGTCGTCGGTCTCGGCGAGTTCGCGCAGTCGTTGCTCGAGGCGCTTGCGTTCGGTCAGGTCGGTGTTGGCACCGGCGACCCGGATCGGATCCCCGCTGGCATCGCGCTGGATGAAACCGCGCGAGAGCACGGGGACATAGTGGCCATCGCGATGCAGTAGCCTGAACTCGATCGAGTAGGCGTTGGTGGTGCCGTTGAACGCCTGATCGAAGACCTCTCGGACACGCTGCTGGTCCTCGGGATGGATCAGCCGCTGCCACAGATCGCGGTTGGTCTCCAGCGCCCCCTCGTCATAGCCGAGCATCGTCCACCAGCGAGCCGAGTAGGACACCCGGTCGCGGCTCAGGTCCCAGTCCCACCAGCCGTCCTCGGTGCCGCGCAGCACCAGTGACAGACGCTCCTCGCTGATACGTAGCGCCTCGCTGGCGCGGGTGCGCTCGATGGCGATGCTGGCGAGGTTGGCGGCCAGCTCGATGCGTTCCAGGTCGTCTCTGTCAGGCCCCTGCGGATGGTCGTGATAGATGGCGAAGGTGCCGAGGATGTGCCCGTCCGAGGCGCGGATCGGCTCCGACCAACAGGCGGCGATTCCCGCCTGTCGCGCCAGCGCGCGGAATGACCGCCAGTAGGGGTGGGTGGCAATGTCCTCGACCACCACCCGCTGGCCGGTCGCTGCGGCGCTGCCGCAGGAGCCGATTCCAGGACCGATCGCGAGTCCGTCGATCGCCTGATTGTAAGCGGGAGGCAGGCTCGGTGCCGCGGCGGTATGGAGTCGTTCGCTGTCACGGTCGAGTTCGAGGATGCTGCAGCGCCCGGAACTCTCCTGCTCGAAGCCCTCGACGATGATCTTGAGCACCTCGCCCAGCGGGGCGCCGGCGACGAGCTGCTCGAGTACCTGGTTGCGCAGCCGCTCGCGTCGTTCGAGACGTCGCTGCTCGGTCATGTCGCGTCCGACCGACTGGATCTCGATCAGCTCTCCGTCAGCGTCGAAGATGGCCTGGTCGACCCATTGTACCCAGCGCCGCTCACCGTCGGCGCGCACGACCCAGTGCTCGCTGATTATCGCCGGGTTGTCGGCGTTGCAGCGGCTCATCATCGAGTCGACGAGGGCGTGTTCCTCCTGCGGCACCAGAGCCATGAAGTTTCTGCCGGTCAGCTCGGCACGGCTGTGTCCGAAGAAGGTGCAGTAGGCCTCGTTGGCGAAGGTGATGCTGTTGTCCGGGAGGAAGCGACAGACCAGGTCGCTCTGCAGCCCGACGATGGCGCGATAACGGGTCTCGCTCAGCCGGAGTCGTTGCTCGCGCGCCTTGAGGTCGGTGATCTCGGTGATGGAGAGGTCCCAGTCGTCGCCGTTGGCGCTGGGGTGGCCGTTGAGACGGATCCAGCGCAGCTCGCCGGCGCTGTCGCGGATACGGCAATCGTGCTGCCAGGGCTGGCGATCGTCGCCGGTTCCGGCGAGCCGCTGCAGCAGTGCGTCGCGATCCTCGGCGAGCACCGTCTCGATCCAGTGCGCATCGGCATCCCGGAGCGGGGGGCTGGTGCCCGGTGGTGGCAGCCGGTAGAGCGTCCAACGTCCGTCGGCGTCGACCGAGAGCCTCAGCCAGGCGCCTGCCGGCTGCATGCGCTGAGCCTCGAGACGGTTGCTGCTGTCCGTGGCGGTGGGGCCGTGGCTGGTGCTGTCCGGTTCGCGGTTGTGGCCTGGGCGACGGGGCATGATGATCGCCTGGCGAGGGGCGCGTCGCTCGTTCGTCGCATCTCTGGGTGACGGAGGGCGGCGCGTCTCGCGCATGACTGGGACGAGGTGGATAGATGCTCTCAGGTTAGCCGGTCGCGATGGCGATTCAAGCGACGCTGGTCGTCTCGGCGAAGCAGCGTCCGACCAGCGCTTCGATGTCTTCGGCCTGGCGCTCGAGGTCGGCGACCAGGGCGAACTGGACGCGCGCCTTGTGCAGATTGTCGCCATGTCGGGCGACACGGAAGTAGCGATCGCCCTGGAGGTGATCGGTGAGGAAGCGTATCCCCAGCTCGAAGGGGACCAACCGGAGCGCCTGTGGGATCAGTGCACGTTCCTCGGCATCGAGCAGTCCGTCGGTCGCGGCGGCATAGCCGCCGAGGATGGCGGCGCCGAGGCCGAGGTCGAAGCGGGCGCTCGCGCCGCGCTCGCCGGCGCGGTTGCAGCACGAGCGCAGACAGTCGCCGAGGTCGTGGTGGATCAGCCCGGGCTGGACGGTATCGAGGTCGATCAGCGCCACCACGCGGCTCGCGTCGGTCGAGAACAGCAGGTTGTCGAGCTTGGGGTCGCCGTGGACGACGCGCTCGCCGATCCGCCCCTCGGCGCGGGCGGTGGCGAGCGTCGCGGCCAGCGGGGCGCGCCGTGCGACGAAGTCGAGGCACTCGGCGAGCGTCGGGTCGTGCCGCGCCGCCGGGGTGTCGAGTCGCCGCAACCCGGCGAGATAGGCCGGGGTGTCGTGGAAACCGGGCAGGGCAACCTGCAGCGGCAGCGGGGCATGCCGGGCGAGGGTGCGATGGAAGCGCCCGAGCGCCTCGCCCACCGCCCTGGCCTGGGCGGGGCGATCGAGCCGGGCGAGACCGCGGCTGGGGGCGATGAAGCGGGTCAGCCGCCAGCACGCGCCGCTGTCGTCGTGGCGGGCGAAGCCGCCGTCACGAGTTGGCAGGGGGGCCGGGATGTCGAGTCCGGGGGTGTCCCAGACCGCGGCGAGCGCGACCTGGTTGGCGATCACCCGCGCCGGGTCGGGGAAGACCTGGGCATTGATCCGTTGCAACACGTAACGCTGCTCACCGAGCCGCACCGCGAAGCTGTCGTTGATCAGGCCGCCGCCGAGCGGGGCGATCGCGGCGCGCTCGGGGTCGCCGGCGAGCGCGAAACCGGCAAGCAGTGCATGCAGCTGCGCCGGTTCAATCGGCACGCCGCACCTCGAGCACGTCGGGGAGCTGACGCAACCTGACCAGCACCCGGCCGAGCTGGTCCTGGTCGCGGACCTCGATGGTGAAGCGCATCGAGGCGGTGTCGGTGGTGCGCTCGGAATGGGTCTCGACGCCGAGCACGTCGAGGTCGTCATCGACGAACACCGAGGAGACGTCGCGCAACAGCCCCTTGCGATCGGCAGCGATCACCAGCAGGTCGACCGGGTAGCTGGCCTCGACCGGGGCATCGGCCCAGCGCACCGAGATCAGCCGTTCAGCCTCATCCGGGGGCAGGTGGCGGACGTTGCTGCAGTCGCGCCGGTGGATGGTGACGCCGCGCCCGCGGGTGACGAAGCCGATGATCGGATCGTGCGGGACCGGTTTGCAGCACTGCGCCATCTGGGTCATCAGGTCATCGACGCCCTCGACGACGACCGCGCTGCTCGGTTCGCTGCGCTGGCGCTGGGGGTGATGACGCGGCTTGTGCTCGGGCTCCCTGGTGTGCTCGGCGCGCGGCTCGCCGACCTGGCGCGCGACCTGGCCGACCGGCACGTCGCCACGACCGATGGCGGCCAGCAGATCCTCGCCGCGCTTGAAGTTGAAGCGCTCGGCGAGCGCCTCGAGCTGGGGCTTCTCGACGATCCCCAGACGGGCGATCTCGCGCTCGAGCAGGCCCCGGCCCTCGTGGGCGTGCTGCTCCAGGTCCTGTTGCTTGAACCACTGGCGCACCCGGTTGCGCGCGCGCGCCGTGGTCAGGTAGCCGTGGTGGGGGCTGAGCCAGTCGCGGCTGGGGGTGGCGTTCTTCTGGGTGAGGATCTCGACGGTGTCGCCGCTCTCGAGCCGCTGGTGCAGTGGCACGATGCGAGCGTTGACGCGCGCCCCCCGGCAGCGGTTGCCGACCTCGGAGTGGATGGCGTAGGCGAAGTCGAGCGGTGTCGCCCCCTTGGGCAGCTCGATGACCTTGGCGTGCGGCGTGAGCACATAGATGTGCACCGGCTCGAACTCCTGACGGAAGCGTTCGAGCACCTCGCCGGGGTCCTCCAGCTCGCCCTTGAGTTCGAGCCAGTTGCGCATCCATACCAGGCGACGCTGGAAGGCCGCATCGTGGCCCTTGGCCTCCTTGTAGGCCCAGTGCGCGGCGACGCCGAACTCGGCGTGGCGATGCATCTCGTAGGTGCGGATCTGCACCTCCAGCGACTTGTCGCCGGGACCGATCACCGCGGTGTGCAGCGACTGGTACATGTTGCCCTTGGGGGTGGCGATGTAGTCGTCGAACTCCTTGGGGATGTGGCGCCACAAGCCATGGACGATACCGAGCGCGGCATAACAGTCGGCGACGCTCTCGACCATGATGCGCACCGCGCGCAGGTCGAAGATCTCCTCGATGTCGACGCCCTTGCGGCGCATCTTCTTCCAGATGCTGTAGATGTGCTTGGGCCGACCGGTGATCTCGGCGCTGATGCCGCTGCTGGCGAACTTCTCGTTGAGGATCTCCATCACCGAGGCGATGTAGTGCTCGCGCTCCTCGCGCCGCTCGGCCAGCAGCCGGGCGATGCGCTTGTACTCCTCGGGCTGGAGATAGCGCAGGCTGAGATCCTCGAGTTCCCACTTGAGCTGCCACACCCCGAGACGGTTGGCCAGCGGCGCATAGACCCGCTCGGTATCGCGCGCGATGCGAGTGCGACGACGGATCTCGAGGTCCTTGATCGCGCGCATCAGGTGCACCCGCTCGGCGAGCACCACCAGCACCACGCGTACGTCCTCGGCGATACCGAGCAGCAGGCGGCGCAGGTTCTCCTCGTGCTGTGACTGGTCCTTGGCGGCGATGATGGCGTCGACATTGGCCAGCTGTCCGATCCGCGACAGGTCGTCGACCATGCGCGCGACATTGGCGCCGAAGCGCTGCTCGATGTCGGCGAGGCTGGTGGCCTGCGCCTCCAGGCTGCCGTTGAGCAGCGCCGCCACCAGGGTCTCGTCGTCCATCTCCAAGCCAGCCAGGATGTCGGCGGTGGAGAGCAGGTGACGCACCCGGGTCTCGCCGGTCTCGATGCGCTGGTCGCCGTGGATACGGGTGAGCATCGCGCAGGCGCCGGCGATGGCCTCGAGGCCGGCGGGCTGATAGCGCCCCTCGAGGCTCTCGAGCCAGTGGCGGATCGCGTGTTCGTCGTCGCCGCGGTCGGCGGGCAGGTTGTAGGTGGGTCTGACCATCGTCTTCGGTTGTCGTCTTCCGTCGTCTTGCAGTGTCAGTCCAGGACGTGGCTCACCAGTCCGTCGGCGAGCTTGGGTTCGAACCAGGTGGACTTGGGCGGCATCACCGCGCCGGCGTCGGCGACGGCGAGCAGCGATGCCATGGGGGTGGGGTGGAGGGCGAGCGCGAGCGCCATCTCGCCGCTGTCGACGCGTTGCTGCAGCCCGTCGAGTCCGCGGATGCCGCCGACGAAGTCGATGCGCGAGTCGCGGCGCGGGTCGTCGATGCCGAGCAGTGGCTCGATCAGGTGTTGCTGGAGCAGGCTGACATCGAGGCTGGCGACCGGGTCGTCGGCGGGGATCCGGTCGGGGGCGAGCGTCAATCGGTACCAGTGCCCGGCGAGATAGAGCCCGAACTCGCCGGGGCGCGCGGGCGCGACCGGGGTGTCCGCCGGGTCGACGGTGAAGCGCTCGGCGATGGCCGCGAGCAGCGTCTCCGGGCTGTGGCCGTTGAGATCGCGCACCACCCGGTTGTAGTCGAGGATGCGCAGCTGATCGTGGGGGAAGATCACCGCGAGGAAGGATTCGTGCGCACCGCCCGGCGCGGCGCCGGCCTCACGGCGGGCGGCGGCCACCCGCGAGGCGGCCGCCGAGCGGTGATGGCCGTCGGCGACATAGAGCGTGTCGATCGCGGCGAAGGCGGCGTCGATTGCGGCCACCTGCGCTGGTTCGCCGAGCCGCCACAGCTCGTGGCGTACGCCGTCGGCTGCGGTGACGTCGACCTCGGGTGGCTGCTCGGTGGTCGCGACGAGCAGGTCGTCGACCGCAGCCTGGGCGCGGTAGGCGAGGAACACCGGGCCGGTCTGGGCGTCGAGTGCCTCGATCTGGCGCACTCGGTCGTCCTCCTTGGCCGGGCGGGTGAACTCGTGGCGCTTGATCCGTCCGCTGTCATAGGCCGCCACCGAGGCGGCGGCGACCAATCCGGTTTGGCGGTGTCCGTCCATGGTCAGCCGATAGATGTAGTAGCTCGGGGTCGGGTCGCGTCGCAGCACGCCGGCCTCGAGCATGTGCTCGAGGTTGGCGCGAGCCCGGGCATAGACGCTCGGGTCATGGGGATCGGTGCCCTCCGGCAGGTCGACCTCGGCGCGCGAGATGTGCAGGAAGCTCCAGGGGCGCTCGTCCACCAGCGCGCGTGCCTCTGCGACGTTGATGACGTCATAGGGCGGGGCGATGACGGCCTCGGCGCGACCGGGTGCCGGGCGCAGGCCGGTGAAGGGCTTGATCAGGGACATG
Coding sequences within:
- a CDS encoding endonuclease, which gives rise to MLATTLVFAVSLLPQPWVERLPEHAREAVAITVDIRELAVGLVADTGSWAGGLVAVVAGSTADQLLALIDRLPVEPPAWWPESAAVLAPPALDSLPQVAGSFSTAKRWLYEDIYAGHRETFYCGCRYDAEAQVELGSCGLDALASSRRARRVEAEHVFPAAQFGNFRQCWREPERFAECRTRSGRQLSGRACCERVDPVFEAAHNDLYNLYPAVGQINGERSDFNWGMVSGGERYGACEIRIDAEHRRVEPPARVRGDIARTMFYMRDTYGLRLSRQDEQLYTAWNNADPPDVWERERSRRIARIQGRENRYIADYRRL
- a CDS encoding diguanylate cyclase; its protein translation is MPRRPGHNREPDSTSHGPTATDSSNRLEAQRMQPAGAWLRLSVDADGRWTLYRLPPPGTSPPLRDADAHWIETVLAEDRDALLQRLAGTGDDRQPWQHDCRIRDSAGELRWIRLNGHPSANGDDWDLSITEITDLKAREQRLRLSETRYRAIVGLQSDLVCRFLPDNSITFANEAYCTFFGHSRAELTGRNFMALVPQEEHALVDSMMSRCNADNPAIISEHWVVRADGERRWVQWVDQAIFDADGELIEIQSVGRDMTEQRRLERRERLRNQVLEQLVAGAPLGEVLKIIVEGFEQESSGRCSILELDRDSERLHTAAAPSLPPAYNQAIDGLAIGPGIGSCGSAAATGQRVVVEDIATHPYWRSFRALARQAGIAACWSEPIRASDGHILGTFAIYHDHPQGPDRDDLERIELAANLASIAIERTRASEALRISEERLSLVLRGTEDGWWDWDLSRDRVSYSARWWTMLGYDEGALETNRDLWQRLIHPEDQQRVREVFDQAFNGTTNAYSIEFRLLHRDGHYVPVLSRGFIQRDASGDPIRVAGANTDLTERKRLEQRLRELAETDDLTGLPNRRRFFAELQRELDRIRRHQTPAAVLMLDLDHFKRINDNHGHGGGDAVLRAFTEVLRAELRSTDCAGRLGGEEFAVLVPGSDLTAACRFAERLRRHIAALRVEHKDAHIVVRVSVGCTQIRRDDADPDSILARADEALYRAKGNGRDRVECA
- a CDS encoding phosphotransferase enzyme family protein, whose translation is MPIEPAQLHALLAGFALAGDPERAAIAPLGGGLINDSFAVRLGEQRYVLQRINAQVFPDPARVIANQVALAAVWDTPGLDIPAPLPTRDGGFARHDDSGACWRLTRFIAPSRGLARLDRPAQARAVGEALGRFHRTLARHAPLPLQVALPGFHDTPAYLAGLRRLDTPAARHDPTLAECLDFVARRAPLAATLATARAEGRIGERVVHGDPKLDNLLFSTDASRVVALIDLDTVQPGLIHHDLGDCLRSCCNRAGERGASARFDLGLGAAILGGYAAATDGLLDAEERALIPQALRLVPFELGIRFLTDHLQGDRYFRVARHGDNLHKARVQFALVADLERQAEDIEALVGRCFAETTSVA
- a CDS encoding DUF1015 domain-containing protein, with translation MSLIKPFTGLRPAPGRAEAVIAPPYDVINVAEARALVDERPWSFLHISRAEVDLPEGTDPHDPSVYARARANLEHMLEAGVLRRDPTPSYYIYRLTMDGHRQTGLVAAASVAAYDSGRIKRHEFTRPAKEDDRVRQIEALDAQTGPVFLAYRAQAAVDDLLVATTEQPPEVDVTAADGVRHELWRLGEPAQVAAIDAAFAAIDTLYVADGHHRSAAASRVAAARREAGAAPGGAHESFLAVIFPHDQLRILDYNRVVRDLNGHSPETLLAAIAERFTVDPADTPVAPARPGEFGLYLAGHWYRLTLAPDRIPADDPVASLDVSLLQQHLIEPLLGIDDPRRDSRIDFVGGIRGLDGLQQRVDSGEMALALALHPTPMASLLAVADAGAVMPPKSTWFEPKLADGLVSHVLD
- a CDS encoding RelA/SpoT family protein: MVRPTYNLPADRGDDEHAIRHWLESLEGRYQPAGLEAIAGACAMLTRIHGDQRIETGETRVRHLLSTADILAGLEMDDETLVAALLNGSLEAQATSLADIEQRFGANVARMVDDLSRIGQLANVDAIIAAKDQSQHEENLRRLLLGIAEDVRVVLVVLAERVHLMRAIKDLEIRRRTRIARDTERVYAPLANRLGVWQLKWELEDLSLRYLQPEEYKRIARLLAERREEREHYIASVMEILNEKFASSGISAEITGRPKHIYSIWKKMRRKGVDIEEIFDLRAVRIMVESVADCYAALGIVHGLWRHIPKEFDDYIATPKGNMYQSLHTAVIGPGDKSLEVQIRTYEMHRHAEFGVAAHWAYKEAKGHDAAFQRRLVWMRNWLELKGELEDPGEVLERFRQEFEPVHIYVLTPHAKVIELPKGATPLDFAYAIHSEVGNRCRGARVNARIVPLHQRLESGDTVEILTQKNATPSRDWLSPHHGYLTTARARNRVRQWFKQQDLEQHAHEGRGLLEREIARLGIVEKPQLEALAERFNFKRGEDLLAAIGRGDVPVGQVARQVGEPRAEHTREPEHKPRHHPQRQRSEPSSAVVVEGVDDLMTQMAQCCKPVPHDPIIGFVTRGRGVTIHRRDCSNVRHLPPDEAERLISVRWADAPVEASYPVDLLVIAADRKGLLRDVSSVFVDDDLDVLGVETHSERTTDTASMRFTIEVRDQDQLGRVLVRLRQLPDVLEVRRAD